Proteins co-encoded in one Clostridia bacterium genomic window:
- a CDS encoding helix-turn-helix transcriptional regulator yields the protein MSTAKHIGNNLKEARKASGMTQKQVATVLFMTQQQYSRFETGVFELNYDQILRLCKLYDITPNDLFCIPSELNIDN from the coding sequence ATGAGTACGGCCAAACACATCGGGAATAATCTCAAGGAAGCGCGTAAAGCAAGCGGCATGACGCAAAAGCAAGTGGCCACTGTTCTTTTTATGACGCAACAACAGTATTCTCGTTTTGAAACAGGTGTATTCGAATTGAATTATGACCAGATTCTGAGGCTGTGCAAATTATACGATATTACGCCAAATGATCTTTTCTGTATTCCATCCGAATTAAACATAGACAATTGA